From the genome of Populus trichocarpa isolate Nisqually-1 chromosome 15, P.trichocarpa_v4.1, whole genome shotgun sequence, one region includes:
- the LOC18105853 gene encoding zinc finger CCCH domain-containing protein 67 isoform X2 produces MEQQIELPIQIQTEIPQLGLQPSSSPHSSHPGTSPSSEPDQTAQDDDNYLHQELQNQLDLREEFKELNDFHEEEEEEEEFKSEERDKKSEFFYENDNESSEKEGDDLEKKNERSDENANNNRRYHQYPVRPEAEDCAFYMKTGTCKFGVNCKFNHPVRRKNQAVKENVKEREEATEKPGQTECKYYLRTGGCKYGKACRFNHTREKTFSVPPLKTPMPSILELNFLGLPIRPGEKQCEFYMRNGSCKYGATCKYNHPDPMAVGGSDLTSAFVNGGTTSLPAPSPSSVGSWSSPRALNDPTPFVPYVFSPTRLPSQSSEWNGYQGTLYPPERSLHPPPSYAMSNPATESNVYAPQQQQTVVDEFPERPGQQLCSYFMKFGDCKFKSNCKYHHPKNRIPKSPSLTLSDKGLPLRPLYFCLSNPGSNHLLLLQPLWYL; encoded by the exons ATGGAACAACAAATTGAATTACCAATCCAAATTCAAACCGAAATCCCTCAATTAGGGCTCCAACCTTCTTCTTCACCTCATTCTTCTCATCCAGGTACCTCTCCGTCGTCCGAACCTGATCAAACGGCCCAGGATGACGATAACTATCTTCATCAAGAGCTACAGAACCAGCTCGACTTGAGAGAGGAGTTTAAAGAATTGAATGATTTTcatgaagaagaggaggaggaggaggaatttAAGAGTGaagagagagataaaaagagtgaatttttttatgagaatgacAACGAGAGCAGTGAGAAGGAAGGTGATGATTTAGAGAAGAAGAATGAAAGAAGTGATGAAAATGCTAATAACAATAGAAGGTATCATCAGTATCCGGTGAGACCTGAAGCAGAGGATTGTGCCTTTTATATGAAGACTGGGACTTGCAAATTTGGAGTTAATTGCAAGTTCAATCATCCTGTTAGAAGGAAAAATCAG GCTGTCAAGGAGAACGTGAAGGAAAGGGAAGAAGCAACAGAGAAGCCTGGCCAGACTGAATGCAAG TACTACCTGAGGACAGGAGGCTGTAAGTATGGAAAAGCTTGTAGGTTCAACCACACAAGAGAAAAAACTTTTTCAGTGCCCCCGCTGAAGACACCAATGCCATCAATTTTAGAGCTGAACTTTCTGGGCCTGCCAATCCGTCCG GGAGAGAAACAGTGCGAGTTTTACATGCGTAATGGTTCCTGCAAGTATGGAGCTACCTGCAAGTATAATCATCCAGATCCTATGGCTGTGGGAGGAAGTGACCTGACTTCGGCATTTGTTAATGGGGGAACTACTTCTCTACCAGCTCCATCACCATCAAGTGTAGGTTCTTGGTCTTCACCGAGGGCATTAAACGATCCTACACCCTTTGTGCCATATGTGTTTTCACCAACTCGACTTCCTTCTCAAAGTTCAGAGTGGAATGGATATCAG GGTACTCTATACCCTCCTGAAAGAAGTCTGCATCCACCTCCATCTTATGCCATGAGCAACCCAGCAACTGAAAGTAATGTATATGCACCTCAGCAACAGCAAACAGTAGTTGATGAATTCCCAGAACGACCTGGCCAACAACTGTGCAGTTACTTCATGAAATTCGGGGACTGTAAGTTCAAATCTAACTGCAAATATCACCATCCAAAGAATCGGATACCAAAGTCACCCTCATTAACTCTTAGTGACAAGGGCCTGCCACTGAGACCT CTCTATTTTTGTCTATCAAATCCAGGATCAAATCATCTGCTCTTACTACAGCCGCTATGGTATCTGTAA
- the LOC18105853 gene encoding zinc finger CCCH domain-containing protein 13 isoform X3, translated as MSNPATESNVYAPQQQQTVVDEFPERPGQQLCSYFMKFGDCKFKSNCKYHHPKNRIPKSPSLTLSDKGLPLRPDQIICSYYSRYGICKFGPACKFDHSIQPPSSGSGDDQHTAFGNSVTQEKARMAESGNGSDISVEQPV; from the exons ATGAGCAACCCAGCAACTGAAAGTAATGTATATGCACCTCAGCAACAGCAAACAGTAGTTGATGAATTCCCAGAACGACCTGGCCAACAACTGTGCAGTTACTTCATGAAATTCGGGGACTGTAAGTTCAAATCTAACTGCAAATATCACCATCCAAAGAATCGGATACCAAAGTCACCCTCATTAACTCTTAGTGACAAGGGCCTGCCACTGAGACCT GATCAAATCATCTGCTCTTACTACAGCCGCTATGGTATCTGTAAGTTTGGGCCTGCCTGTAAATTTGATCATTCAATACAACCGCCTTCATCAGGATCTGGTGATGATCAGCACACTGCCTTTGGCAACTCTGTGACCCAGGAAAAGGCTAGAATGGCTGAAAGCGGAAATGGAAGTGATATTTCGGTTGAGCAGCCTGTGTAA
- the LOC18105853 gene encoding zinc finger CCCH domain-containing protein 67 isoform X1 codes for MEQQIELPIQIQTEIPQLGLQPSSSPHSSHPGTSPSSEPDQTAQDDDNYLHQELQNQLDLREEFKELNDFHEEEEEEEEFKSEERDKKSEFFYENDNESSEKEGDDLEKKNERSDENANNNRRYHQYPVRPEAEDCAFYMKTGTCKFGVNCKFNHPVRRKNQAVKENVKEREEATEKPGQTECKYYLRTGGCKYGKACRFNHTREKTFSVPPLKTPMPSILELNFLGLPIRPGEKQCEFYMRNGSCKYGATCKYNHPDPMAVGGSDLTSAFVNGGTTSLPAPSPSSVGSWSSPRALNDPTPFVPYVFSPTRLPSQSSEWNGYQGTLYPPERSLHPPPSYAMSNPATESNVYAPQQQQTVVDEFPERPGQQLCSYFMKFGDCKFKSNCKYHHPKNRIPKSPSLTLSDKGLPLRPDQIICSYYSRYGICKFGPACKFDHSIQPPSSGSGDDQHTAFGNSVTQEKARMAESGNGSDISVEQPV; via the exons ATGGAACAACAAATTGAATTACCAATCCAAATTCAAACCGAAATCCCTCAATTAGGGCTCCAACCTTCTTCTTCACCTCATTCTTCTCATCCAGGTACCTCTCCGTCGTCCGAACCTGATCAAACGGCCCAGGATGACGATAACTATCTTCATCAAGAGCTACAGAACCAGCTCGACTTGAGAGAGGAGTTTAAAGAATTGAATGATTTTcatgaagaagaggaggaggaggaggaatttAAGAGTGaagagagagataaaaagagtgaatttttttatgagaatgacAACGAGAGCAGTGAGAAGGAAGGTGATGATTTAGAGAAGAAGAATGAAAGAAGTGATGAAAATGCTAATAACAATAGAAGGTATCATCAGTATCCGGTGAGACCTGAAGCAGAGGATTGTGCCTTTTATATGAAGACTGGGACTTGCAAATTTGGAGTTAATTGCAAGTTCAATCATCCTGTTAGAAGGAAAAATCAG GCTGTCAAGGAGAACGTGAAGGAAAGGGAAGAAGCAACAGAGAAGCCTGGCCAGACTGAATGCAAG TACTACCTGAGGACAGGAGGCTGTAAGTATGGAAAAGCTTGTAGGTTCAACCACACAAGAGAAAAAACTTTTTCAGTGCCCCCGCTGAAGACACCAATGCCATCAATTTTAGAGCTGAACTTTCTGGGCCTGCCAATCCGTCCG GGAGAGAAACAGTGCGAGTTTTACATGCGTAATGGTTCCTGCAAGTATGGAGCTACCTGCAAGTATAATCATCCAGATCCTATGGCTGTGGGAGGAAGTGACCTGACTTCGGCATTTGTTAATGGGGGAACTACTTCTCTACCAGCTCCATCACCATCAAGTGTAGGTTCTTGGTCTTCACCGAGGGCATTAAACGATCCTACACCCTTTGTGCCATATGTGTTTTCACCAACTCGACTTCCTTCTCAAAGTTCAGAGTGGAATGGATATCAG GGTACTCTATACCCTCCTGAAAGAAGTCTGCATCCACCTCCATCTTATGCCATGAGCAACCCAGCAACTGAAAGTAATGTATATGCACCTCAGCAACAGCAAACAGTAGTTGATGAATTCCCAGAACGACCTGGCCAACAACTGTGCAGTTACTTCATGAAATTCGGGGACTGTAAGTTCAAATCTAACTGCAAATATCACCATCCAAAGAATCGGATACCAAAGTCACCCTCATTAACTCTTAGTGACAAGGGCCTGCCACTGAGACCT GATCAAATCATCTGCTCTTACTACAGCCGCTATGGTATCTGTAAGTTTGGGCCTGCCTGTAAATTTGATCATTCAATACAACCGCCTTCATCAGGATCTGGTGATGATCAGCACACTGCCTTTGGCAACTCTGTGACCCAGGAAAAGGCTAGAATGGCTGAAAGCGGAAATGGAAGTGATATTTCGGTTGAGCAGCCTGTGTAA